From Tripterygium wilfordii isolate XIE 37 chromosome 16, ASM1340144v1, whole genome shotgun sequence, one genomic window encodes:
- the LOC119980900 gene encoding tetraspanin-11-like, producing the protein MARISNTVVAIVNGITLLIGLGIAGLGVYLLATGSSNCHKAIQTPLMVTGLVLFVVSLLGFLGSCCRNNFAMVVYLALMFLLIVGLIVFTVFVFLVTNQGAGEVVSEKGFKEYKTADLKNWLGNYFVRDGKKWEGIKSCLTEGKVCGSLGSGGGGVDETASEFYKKNLSPIQSGCCKPPSDCGFEFKNATYWIRPKTGPAVKDSDCKTWSNEQQTLCYNCNSCKGGVLTNIRKEWRQLLIFNGIAIVVTIIVYTVGCCARNNNRIPKKYGYRAYP; encoded by the exons atggctcgGATCAGCAACACTGTGGTCGCAATCGTGAACGGCATAACACTCCTGATCGGCCTCGGGATCGCCGGATTGGGCGTGTACCTACTCGCTACTGGTTCCTCCAATTGCCACAAAGCGATCCAAACTCCGTTGATGGTAACGGGATTGGTACTCTTCGTGGTGTCTTTACTAGGGTTTTTGGGATCATGTTGCAGGAACAATTTTGCGATGGTGGTTTATTTGGCGTTGATGTTTTTGCTGATTGTTGGTCTGATTGTGTTCACGGTGTTCGTGTTTTTGGTGACGAATCAAGGCGCCGGGGAGGTGGTGTCGGAGAAGGGGTTTAAGGAGTATAAGACTGCGGATTTGAAGAATTGGTTGGGGAATTATTTTGTCAGGGATGGGAAGAAGTGGGAGGGGATTAAGAGTTGTTTGACTGAAGGGAAGGTTTGTGGGAGTTTAGGgagcggtggtggtggtgttgatgaAACGGCGTCGGAGTTCTATAAGAAGAATTTATCTCCAATACAG TCGGGTTGCTGCAAGCCACCATCAGACTGTGGATTCGAATTCAAGAACGCAACGTACTGGATACGACCGAAAACCGGGCCTGCGGTGAAGGACAGTGACTGCAAAACATGGAGTAATGAGCAGCAGACGCTATGCTACAACTGCAATTCTTGCAAGGGTGGAGTTCTTACCAACATAAGGAAGGAGTGGAGGCAGTTGCTGATATTCAATGGCATTGCTATTGTGGTCACCATCATCGTATATACAGTTGGTTGCTGTGCTAGAAATAACAACAGGATCCCTAAAAAGTATGGCTACAGAGCTTATCCTTGA
- the LOC119981267 gene encoding H/ACA ribonucleoprotein complex subunit 2-like protein — protein MGSDSEAEKSQKQEKDRKKVVALAPIAKPLAGKKLCKRTLKLVRKAAEQKCVKRGVKEVVKSIRRGNKGICVIAGNISPIDVITHVPILCEEADIPYIYVPSKEDLANAGATKRPTCCVLVMTKPTKGELGQEEQEKLKADYDQVASDVNELASSLF, from the exons atgggaAGCGATAGCGAAGCAGAGAAGTCACAGAAGCAAGAGAAGGACAGGAAGAAGGTAGTGGCTTTGGCTCCGATCGCCAAACCCCTTGCTGGGAAGAAGCTCTGTAAGAGGACTCTTAAGCTTGTCCGCAAAG CCGCTGAACAGAAATGCGTGAAGAGAGGAGTTAAGGAAGTGGTCAAAAGTATACGACGGGGCAATAAAGG AATATGTGTTATTGCTGGCAACATATCTCCTATTGACGTTATCACGCATGTACCAATATTATGTGAAGAGGCTGATATCCCATACATATACGTCCCCTCGAAAGAA GACCTTGCAAACGCTGGAGCCACCAAGAGACCAACATGCTGTGTACTGGTGATGACCAAGCCTACAAAGGGAGAACTTGGCCAGGAGGAGCAAGAAAAATTAAAGGCAGACTACGACCAGGTGGCATCAGATGTGAATGAACTTGCTTCCTCTCTTTTCTGA